In Microbacterium sp. zg-Y818, the genomic window GGCCTTGCGCCCCGGCACGTCCAGCGACTAGGACGGTCGGGCCCTCACCCATCGACAAGGGCCCGCGCCGCGAAGGCCTCCGCCCCCGCGGCCTTAGCATCGGATTATGCCCCTCGCCCTTCTCACCGGCGCCGCGCGCGCGAACAGCATCGCCGCCGGTGTCGCACCGCGCCTCGTCGCCGACGGCTGGCACGTGGTCACGAGCGACCTCACGGCCGCGGACTACCCAGCGGACCTGTCTGACCCCGCCTCCCCCGCTGCCCTGATCGAAGCCGTGCGAGGCGACCACGGGCCCCTCGATGCCCTGATCCTCAGTCACGCACACGATGTCGAATCCGGCATCCTCGACACCACCGCCGACAGCTTCGACCGTCACGTCGCGGTCAACGCCCGCGCGAGCCTGCTGCTGATCGCCGCGTTCGCCCGTCAGGCACCTCCCGCCGGCGGCGCGATCGTCGCGTTCACGAGCGACCACACCACCGGCAACCTCCCCTACGGCGCCTCCAAAGGGGCCCTCGACCGCATCGTCATCTCCGCGGCCCGCGAGCTGGGTCCCCGCGGCATCTCGGCGAACGTCGTCAACCCGGGCCCGATCGACACCGGCTGGATGGACGACGAGACGCGCACCGCCCTCACCGGGATGCACCCGCTCGGGCGCATGGGCACGCCCCGCGACATCGGCGGGGTGGTCGCGTTCCTGCTGTCGCCCGAGGGCCGCTGGGTGACCGGGCAGCTGCTGCACACCGACGGCGGGTTCTCGGCCCGCTTCTGATCCGCGGCCTCAGGGATGCGGGTTCGTCGCCGCTCCGTCGAGCCACAGCATGTCGGTGGGGTCGGTGTGCGTGCCGCCGCTGCCGACGTGCTTCGCGCTGATCTGGGGCCCCTTCGTGATGACGTGGACCATCGCCATGGCGTGTCCACGGCCGACGCCGTAGTCCTCGGCGAGCCACTGCACGAGGGGAGCGGCAGGGGTCGACGAATCGAAACCCTTCTCCGCGGCGATATCCACCAGCTGGCGCGGGGTGAGCCCGGTCTTCTTCTCGACGGCGTCGAGGTACGCCTGGAAAGACATGTGCACTCCTTCAGTCGGTCAGCGAGGGGATGTCGAGGGTGCCGCGGGAATCCCACCACTCCTGGATGATCACCGGCGACGCGTGCATGCAGACGATCCGCAGCCCCGATGTGCCGCAGTTGACGAAGCGATGCCAGGTCCACAGCGGCGCGGTGACGGTGTCCCCGGCCGTCGCCCGCAAGACGCGATCGCCGATCGTCACCTCAGCCTCACCTTCCAGCACGATCCACGTCTCGGTGTACGGATGCCGGTGCAGCTCCGGGCCCTGACCGGGGTCGTTGTCGACGAAGAAGTACGACAGGCCGGCGCCGTGCTCGCGCCCGACGAACCGGCGGGTGCGGCCGCTGCCGATTCGCAGCGCCTCCGCGGGGATCGGCTGCACGTCGTCCATCGTTCCCTCCCCAGCGTCGTCGCTGCTCCAAGCGTGACACGCGCTGCCCCTCGACCCAAGACCCGATCCCCTCGGGCCCACGAACACTCCGACCACGCCCGCCAACCGAGGACACGACGTGTCCGCGTTGCCGCGTACCGTCAGCGATACAGCGATCCCGCCGGGATCCCAGGCTGAGGAAACGCCATGGACTGGAAGATCGAGCTCATTTTCGTTCCGGTGACGGACGTCGACCGCGCGAAGGAGTTCTACACGAGGATCGGCTTCACCGCCGATCACGACCAGGTCCCGTACGAGGGTCTGCGGTTCGTGCAGCTGACCCCGCCCGGGTCGGCGTGCTCGATCGCGTTCGGCACCGGGCTGGGCTCCCGGATGCGACCGGGCAGCCAGGACTCCATTCAGGTCGTCGTGCCGGATGCCGATGCCGCGCTGGCCCAGCTGCGCACTGCGGGGGTCGAGGCCCAGGGTGTCGACGAGCAGGCGTGGGGACGGTTCGTGACCTTCGATGACCCGGATGGCAACACCTGGACGCTGCAGCAGCTGCCGTTCCGCGACTGACCTCCGCGACTGCCCGCCCGCACCCTGGCCGACTACCGCAGCAGTCCGCGCAGCGTCTGGATCGTGTCGGCATCCTCTGCCCGCTTGTCGTCGCGGTACGCCTTCACGCGCGCAAACCGCAGCGCGATGCCCCCGGGATACCGCGGCGACCGCTGCACGCCGTCGATCGCGATCTCCACGACCGTGACCGGCTTCAGCCACAGCGTGCCGGGCGTGCGGTGGGTGCCGGGCGTGCGGTGGGTGGCGATCGTCGGGAAGTGCGCGGTCTGCCAGCGCAGCGTGGCATCCGTCAGCCCTTTGAAGGTCTTGCCGACCATGACGAATCCGCCGGGCTCGCCGAACTCGCCGACGGGGTCGAGGGCGCCGAGGTGGATGTTCGAGAGCATGCCCGCGCGGCGGCCCGACCCCGCCTCGACGGCCAGCACCACGAGGTCAAAGGTGTGGACGGGCTTGACCTTGATCCAGCTCGCCCCGCGGCGGCCGGCTGCATAGGTCGAGTCGATCGCCTTGACGACGACGCCCTCGTGGCCGGCGGCGAGGGCATCGCGGCTCACCCGTTCGGCTACCTCGGGAACGGCCGTGACCTCGCCGCGGACGCGATGGTCCGGCGCGATCCGGGCGAGTGCGGCCATACGGGTGCGAAGCGGCTCATCGATCAGATCCCGACCGTCCAGGTGCAGCACGTCGAAGAACCACGGATGCAGCACGAGTTCGCGCGCCGCCTCGGCACCGAACCGCGCCATCGTCTCCTGGAACGGTCGCGGGGCCTCGTTCTCATCGAGCGCGAGGGTCTCGCCGTCGAGCACCACGTCGCGCACCGGCATCGCCCGCACGATGTCGACGATCTCGGGGAGGCGCTGGGTGATGTCGGCGAGGTTGCGGGTGAAGATGCGCACGTCGTCGCCCCTGCGGTGCACCTGGATGCGTGCACCGTCGAGCTTGTACTCCACCGATGCCTCGCCCACGGTCGCCAGCGCCTCCGCGGCCGTGGCAGCAGTGCTGGCGAGCATCGGCAGCACGGCACGTCCGACGACCAGGCCCGTTTCCGCCAGATCGGCCTCGGTGCCGTGCAGCGCGATGCGTGCGGTCTCGCCGAGGTCGCCGGAGAGCATGGCCGCGCGCCGCACCGTGGCGATGGGCCGCTCCGCAGCCTCGGCGATCGCGTCGGTGATCACTCCCTCGAGTGCGCCGGTGCGCATCTCCCCGACCATGGCTCTGCGGAGGAAGTCCTGTTCCCGTGCGGTGGCACGGCCGAGCATTCCGGTGAGCGTCGACGAGCGACGTGTGGCCGAGCCCTGACCGGATGCCGACGCCAGCGCGTCGAGCGCCCTGTCGACGTCGGCGATCGTCAGCGTGGGCTCCCCCGCCGGCTCACCCACGATGGCGGCGAGACCACGCCACCCGACACCGATGCGTCCCTGGCGCGGCTTGCCCAGCAGCAGGCCCAGCGCCGGGGCGAGGTCGTCCGGGTCCAGGCGCTGCAGCAGCGCGGCCAGCGCATCGACTTTCGCCCGCCGCGATCGCGTGGACGTCACGGCATCCGCGGTGTCGACCAGCTCGGCGAGCAGCATGCGGTCAGTCTGCCACCGGCATCCGACGCCCGCGGCGTGCGGCGTGATCGCGACGCGGGCGTCGCGATGTCAACGCGTGACCGGGGCCGCACCCGCCACGAGAGGGCACCGCGTGCCGGTGAAGATGCTCGCTGCGCACAGGTTGCAGTGGATGCAGGCCGAGCGGGCGCCTGCGTCGCGCTCCAGGCGCCGGATGAGATCGGGCTCGCGCAGCAGCGCCCGAGCCATCGCGACGTACTCGAATCCGTCGCGCATCGCCGACCGCATCGCGTCGAGGTCCGTGATGCCGCCGAGCAGCACCAGCGGCATCGAGACCGCCTCACGGAACTGCCGCGCGTAGTCGAGGAAGTACATCGGCTCGTAGGGGTACTTCTGGAACACCGCCCACCCGAACATCTTCATGCCGAACTTGATGATCGGCTTCTGCGTCGCCGCCATCTCCGCGGCCGGGATGTCGCCGCGGAAGAGGTACATCGGGTTCAGCAGCGACGAACCTCCGGTGAGTTCGAGCGCGTCGAGGTGGCCGTCCGCCTCGACGAGGCGGGCGAATGCGAGGGATTCGTCCAGCCACAGGCCACCGCGCACCCCGTCTGCCATGTTGGTCTTGGCCAGGACCGCGATCTGACCGTCTGCGGCCTCCCGCACCGCCTCGAGGATCATGCGGGGGAAGCGTGCCCGGTTCTCGAGCGACCCGCCCCACTCGTCCTTGCGCTTGTTGATGTTCGGGCTGAGGAACGAGCTCGCCAGGTAGTTGTGCCCGACGTGCACCTCGACCGCGTCGAACCCCACGTCGATCGCATAGCGCGTGGCCTCCGCGTGCTGCCTCACGATGCGCCGGATGTCGTCCGAAGTCGCCTTGCGGTCGATCCCCATGGCCAGCGCGTTCGGGCGCCTCGACGGCGCGAGCGACGGCAGGCCGGTGGAGCGGGAGTTCGCGACGGGGCCGGCGTGGCCGATCTGGGCCGACACCTTCGCGCCGGTCGCGTGCACCGCGTCGGTGAGTTCACGCAGGCCCGCGAGCGCCTCGGGTCGCCAATAGACCTGACCGAACTCCGTGCGTCCCTCGGGTGCGACGGCCAGGTAGGCGACGGTCGTCATGCCGACGCCGCCCTCGCCGACCTTCACGTGGAAGTCGATGAGACGGTCCGTCACCAGCGCGCCGGGTGTCACGCCCTCGAAGGTCGCGGACTTGATGACGCGGTTGCGCAGCGTGATCGGACCGAGCTGCGCCGGTGCAAGCGGGTCGGGGATGTTCTGGGTCATGGCTTGTTCTCCTGTGTTCGGGTGTCGACACCGTCTTCACCGACGGGGCCGGGCTCGGGATGTCCGCCGTCTGCGGCGGTGGGGATGGAGACGTCGAGCCAGCCGAGCACGCGGTCGACGGCACGATCGGGGTCTTCGCGTGCGCCTTCTTCGACCCAAGCGCCGAGCGCGGCGAAGGTGGCGGACTGGAAGGCCGTCGCGAGCGCCCGGCAGGTCGCGGGAGGCGCCTCGGGGTGGCGGTGGGCGATGAACACGGCGATCGCCACGGTCCAGGGCGCGTAGGCACGGGGAGCGGCGACCATCAGATCCGGCTCGTTCGCGACGACGGCCAACCAGTCGGGTGCCACCCGGAAGACCTGCTCGGAGTGCGTAACCGAGTCGACGATGGCGCGCCGGAGGGCTTCGCCGGTGGGCACATCGTCCGGCATCGCCGCGAGGCTAATGGCGAGGCGTTGGGCCGCGGCATCCACCCCCGTCCACGGGATCTCGGCGCGACTGCCGAAGTGGCGCATCAGGGTGCGGACGCTGACACCGGTGACCTCGGCGATGTCCTTCCACCCGGTCGTCCGGAAGCCGCGCTCGCGCCACAGGGCGATCGCGGCCTCGGCGATGCGCTCTGCGTCGATCACGCTCGGCCTCCCTCGGCCGCGGAAGCTCGCTTCGTCGGCGATCTCCTCGGACATGTGGCCTAGTCGACCATTTTTGGCATAACGTGTCAATAAACAGGCGTCGACGGCCGTCGACAGATGGGAGGCGTCGCGATGGGCGTTTACGCGGTCACCGGTTCAGCATCGGGCATGGGCGCCGAGGTCGCCGAGAAGCTGCGATCGCAGGGGCACACCGTCATCGGCGTCGACATCAAGTCGGCCGACATCGTGGCGGATCTCTCGACTCCGCAGGGCCGCAAGGCGGCCGTCGACGGGGTCTTGGCCGCGTCGGGCGGCACGCTCGACGGCGCCGTCCTGGCGGCGGGTCTGGGCCCCGCTCCCGGCGCCGAACGTCCGCGACTGATCGTGGAGGTGAACTACTTCGGCGTCGTCGAACTGCTCGACGGCTGGCACGACGCGCTGGCGAAGGCTGATCGCGCCAAGGTCGTGGTCTTCTCCTCCAACGCGACCACCACGACGCCGGCGGTTCCCGGGCGCGCGATCCGGGCGATGCTCGCCGGCTCACCGGAGAAGGCCGTCAAAGCCACCCGGATCTTCGGGAAGAACGCCCCGGCGATGGCCTACGGCGCCTCCAAGATCGCGGTGAGCCGCTGGGTGCGCCGCCAGGCCGTGACCGCCCGCTGGGCCGGGGC contains:
- a CDS encoding SDR family oxidoreductase, with product MPLALLTGAARANSIAAGVAPRLVADGWHVVTSDLTAADYPADLSDPASPAALIEAVRGDHGPLDALILSHAHDVESGILDTTADSFDRHVAVNARASLLLIAAFARQAPPAGGAIVAFTSDHTTGNLPYGASKGALDRIVISAARELGPRGISANVVNPGPIDTGWMDDETRTALTGMHPLGRMGTPRDIGGVVAFLLSPEGRWVTGQLLHTDGGFSARF
- a CDS encoding DUF4287 domain-containing protein encodes the protein MSFQAYLDAVEKKTGLTPRQLVDIAAEKGFDSSTPAAPLVQWLAEDYGVGRGHAMAMVHVITKGPQISAKHVGSGGTHTDPTDMLWLDGAATNPHP
- a CDS encoding cupin domain-containing protein; translation: MDDVQPIPAEALRIGSGRTRRFVGREHGAGLSYFFVDNDPGQGPELHRHPYTETWIVLEGEAEVTIGDRVLRATAGDTVTAPLWTWHRFVNCGTSGLRIVCMHASPVIIQEWWDSRGTLDIPSLTD
- a CDS encoding VOC family protein, which gives rise to MDWKIELIFVPVTDVDRAKEFYTRIGFTADHDQVPYEGLRFVQLTPPGSACSIAFGTGLGSRMRPGSQDSIQVVVPDADAALAQLRTAGVEAQGVDEQAWGRFVTFDDPDGNTWTLQQLPFRD
- a CDS encoding ATP-dependent DNA ligase translates to MLLAELVDTADAVTSTRSRRAKVDALAALLQRLDPDDLAPALGLLLGKPRQGRIGVGWRGLAAIVGEPAGEPTLTIADVDRALDALASASGQGSATRRSSTLTGMLGRATAREQDFLRRAMVGEMRTGALEGVITDAIAEAAERPIATVRRAAMLSGDLGETARIALHGTEADLAETGLVVGRAVLPMLASTAATAAEALATVGEASVEYKLDGARIQVHRRGDDVRIFTRNLADITQRLPEIVDIVRAMPVRDVVLDGETLALDENEAPRPFQETMARFGAEAARELVLHPWFFDVLHLDGRDLIDEPLRTRMAALARIAPDHRVRGEVTAVPEVAERVSRDALAAGHEGVVVKAIDSTYAAGRRGASWIKVKPVHTFDLVVLAVEAGSGRRAGMLSNIHLGALDPVGEFGEPGGFVMVGKTFKGLTDATLRWQTAHFPTIATHRTPGTHRTPGTLWLKPVTVVEIAIDGVQRSPRYPGGIALRFARVKAYRDDKRAEDADTIQTLRGLLR
- a CDS encoding NADH:flavin oxidoreductase: MTQNIPDPLAPAQLGPITLRNRVIKSATFEGVTPGALVTDRLIDFHVKVGEGGVGMTTVAYLAVAPEGRTEFGQVYWRPEALAGLRELTDAVHATGAKVSAQIGHAGPVANSRSTGLPSLAPSRRPNALAMGIDRKATSDDIRRIVRQHAEATRYAIDVGFDAVEVHVGHNYLASSFLSPNINKRKDEWGGSLENRARFPRMILEAVREAADGQIAVLAKTNMADGVRGGLWLDESLAFARLVEADGHLDALELTGGSSLLNPMYLFRGDIPAAEMAATQKPIIKFGMKMFGWAVFQKYPYEPMYFLDYARQFREAVSMPLVLLGGITDLDAMRSAMRDGFEYVAMARALLREPDLIRRLERDAGARSACIHCNLCAASIFTGTRCPLVAGAAPVTR
- a CDS encoding TetR/AcrR family transcriptional regulator, translated to MSEEIADEASFRGRGRPSVIDAERIAEAAIALWRERGFRTTGWKDIAEVTGVSVRTLMRHFGSRAEIPWTGVDAAAQRLAISLAAMPDDVPTGEALRRAIVDSVTHSEQVFRVAPDWLAVVANEPDLMVAAPRAYAPWTVAIAVFIAHRHPEAPPATCRALATAFQSATFAALGAWVEEGAREDPDRAVDRVLGWLDVSIPTAADGGHPEPGPVGEDGVDTRTQENKP
- a CDS encoding SDR family oxidoreductase, which codes for MGVYAVTGSASGMGAEVAEKLRSQGHTVIGVDIKSADIVADLSTPQGRKAAVDGVLAASGGTLDGAVLAAGLGPAPGAERPRLIVEVNYFGVVELLDGWHDALAKADRAKVVVFSSNATTTTPAVPGRAIRAMLAGSPEKAVKATRIFGKNAPAMAYGASKIAVSRWVRRQAVTARWAGAGIRLNALAPGAILTPLLEKQLATPAEAKAIRAFPVPIGGFGAAGQLADWVVFMLSDAADFLCGSIVFVDGGSDAWFRADDWPRAVPARRVPWYLKRMRAFAERV